In Desertifilum tharense IPPAS B-1220, a single window of DNA contains:
- the tsaB gene encoding tRNA (adenosine(37)-N6)-threonylcarbamoyltransferase complex dimerization subunit type 1 TsaB, with protein MNSTQSSYGLALHTCSPQLGIAIANFAETRRQQTWNLGREILNQMHLLLAEFLTPQTWSDLAFLAVAKGPGSFTGTRLGVVTARTLAQQLQIPLFAVSTLAAIAWKEAQQQEFNRPLCIAVQMPAQREQLFAGVYQIEAPQKLTTLWSDRAISPSDWQNLLQTLNQPYHQIEAPNELGDSAASLLELAHLDWLAGQRPHWQEALPFYGQHPVES; from the coding sequence ATGAATTCAACACAATCTTCTTATGGTCTAGCCCTACATACCTGTAGTCCGCAGCTAGGGATCGCCATTGCTAATTTTGCGGAGACTCGCCGCCAACAAACCTGGAATTTAGGCCGCGAAATCCTCAACCAAATGCATCTGCTACTCGCTGAGTTTCTGACACCGCAAACCTGGTCAGACTTAGCCTTTCTCGCCGTGGCGAAAGGCCCTGGAAGCTTTACCGGAACGCGTCTAGGTGTTGTTACCGCCCGTACCCTCGCCCAACAACTGCAAATTCCCCTATTTGCCGTGTCCACCCTCGCCGCGATCGCCTGGAAGGAAGCCCAACAGCAGGAATTTAACCGCCCCCTGTGCATCGCCGTCCAAATGCCCGCCCAGCGCGAACAATTGTTTGCAGGCGTTTACCAAATCGAAGCACCCCAAAAATTAACAACTCTTTGGAGCGATCGCGCGATCTCTCCCTCCGACTGGCAAAACCTCCTCCAAACCCTCAACCAACCCTACCACCAAATTGAAGCACCAAACGAGCTAGGCGACTCAGCCGCCAGCCTCCTAGAATTAGCCCATCTCGACTGGCTAGCCGGCCAACGCCCCCATTGGCAAGAAGCTTTACCCTTTTACGGACAACATCCGGTTGAGAGTTAG
- a CDS encoding 4-hydroxybenzoate solanesyltransferase, with protein sequence MLNEPTHPSDPTWLTIVRLLRWDKPAGRLILMIPALWAVFLAGQGTPPLPLVGVIILGSLATSAAGCAINDLWDRDIDPQVERTRSRPLASRALSVKVGVVVAAIAMGCAGVMALYLNPLSFALCVAAIPTIVFYPSAKRFFPVPQLVLSIAWGFAVLISWSAATGDLSPQTWLLWGAVILWTLGFDTVYAMSDREDDLRIGINSSAIFFGEKAADAVTLFFVGTAGLLMLLGYRLGLNWEFWATIAIALALWLNQSIRLHQTDIPHPTYANIFRENVWIGLILLAGMIAGMLF encoded by the coding sequence ATGCTAAACGAGCCAACTCACCCATCAGATCCCACTTGGCTAACCATTGTTCGTCTTTTACGATGGGACAAACCTGCCGGACGCCTCATCCTGATGATACCGGCGCTGTGGGCTGTATTTTTAGCCGGTCAAGGCACGCCCCCGTTGCCCTTAGTGGGAGTCATTATTTTAGGCAGTTTAGCCACCAGTGCGGCCGGATGTGCGATTAACGACCTGTGGGATCGCGATATCGATCCGCAAGTCGAACGAACGCGATCGCGCCCCCTCGCCTCTCGCGCGCTTTCTGTCAAAGTCGGAGTTGTCGTGGCTGCGATCGCAATGGGATGCGCCGGAGTCATGGCCCTCTATCTCAATCCCTTAAGTTTTGCCCTCTGCGTGGCGGCGATCCCGACGATTGTCTTTTACCCTTCTGCGAAACGCTTCTTTCCAGTCCCTCAGTTAGTGCTATCGATTGCTTGGGGGTTTGCAGTCCTGATTAGCTGGAGTGCAGCAACCGGAGACTTAAGTCCCCAAACCTGGTTGCTCTGGGGGGCTGTGATTCTGTGGACGTTGGGATTTGATACCGTCTATGCCATGTCCGACCGGGAGGACGATCTGCGAATTGGAATCAACTCCAGCGCGATCTTCTTTGGCGAGAAAGCCGCAGATGCGGTAACGCTCTTCTTTGTCGGAACCGCTGGCTTATTAATGCTGCTGGGCTATCGTTTAGGTTTAAATTGGGAGTTCTGGGCAACAATCGCGATCGCGCTGGCTCTATGGCTCAACCAGTCGATCCGCCTCCACCAAACTGACATCCCCCACCCCACCTACGCCAATATTTTCCGTGAAAATGTCTGGATCGGCTTGATCCTCCTCGCCGGGATGATTGCTGGAATGCTCTTCTGA
- a CDS encoding EAL domain-containing protein: MNWQFLRCYRQKPGRILDAPSWQRTLSGGIAAFVVAGIQSLGWFIPAEEMVYRTWYQLRGPQTWDSRIAIVAIDEAAIKELYGTTQSRQTYVKLLQALAPAKPSLIVLNVIVDEPAPEDVALAQQMQVGAPTVLTVAWNQEGNLKLPNPLLLQQAVGVGHVVNTAGADGITRTLPPEIQKIPALGVASYQAYLQRVLGSQACVPPSVQVSLGDGREFPQWYPACPDVLSSLPHPFWVNWPASKSQIQEYPILDVIRGQVNATAFTDKIVLVGPIVHGLDILQTPYDRNSPASGVHLQAAILHNLLNDNYLRPIALQSDRPLNLLLYVLGGCLIGYGVALRTSSNSVPWSLRRQLVVGVVLVGGLLVLSFVLFQNNYLLPAIPPIAIYTMIVGGEVIQERLKMRDRLRVSEQQLWKQAFYDNLTGLPNRALLLQRLEQATARAKWDSQYQFAVLFIELDRYKVINSHRGHSLSDQLLVAIAAKMQASLETQLNPKAEETGLQLFTLAHFSGDTFTILLENLDSLDDAIQVAEQIYALLSVPLSIDGQEVFCSVSIGIAASATPWASVDAAEATEGAESLTPMGLDTSPYAIYSSLTQHTGSRGGRQPEMILREAEIAMYQAKARGKVPFALFNRNLYREALGLLQLETDLRRAIAQSDLNLDRAIRRAAFYSDNPVGGFPADPSALSTMSDPPPPWSDSKVQSEFRLDYQPIVSLVDGKISAFEALVRWLHPQRGMISPVEFIPLAEETGLITSLGWWILREACCQLRAWQESFPQAIPVTMVVNLSAIQLMQLRVKEQIQLILHETGVDSRYLKLEITESGLMENVDATIELLEQLKALGIQLSIDDFGTGYSSLGRLHYLPVDTLKIDQSFIRRTTFEEESWEIVQTIITLAHNLNMTVVAEGVETPEQLARLKYLGCDYGQGYLFAKPLSSANATTLLMTNPQW; this comes from the coding sequence ATGAACTGGCAGTTTTTACGCTGTTATCGCCAAAAGCCCGGTAGAATTCTTGATGCTCCATCTTGGCAGCGAACCCTAAGCGGAGGGATCGCTGCATTTGTGGTTGCGGGTATTCAAAGTTTGGGTTGGTTCATCCCCGCAGAAGAGATGGTGTATCGGACGTGGTATCAACTGCGAGGTCCTCAAACGTGGGACTCGCGGATTGCGATCGTGGCGATTGATGAGGCGGCGATTAAAGAACTCTACGGAACAACGCAATCGCGCCAGACTTACGTGAAACTGCTCCAAGCGCTAGCCCCCGCCAAGCCTAGCCTGATTGTTCTCAACGTGATCGTGGACGAACCGGCTCCAGAGGATGTCGCTTTAGCCCAACAGATGCAGGTGGGTGCCCCAACAGTCCTAACGGTGGCTTGGAACCAAGAAGGCAATCTTAAGCTCCCCAATCCGCTTTTGCTGCAACAGGCGGTGGGTGTCGGTCATGTGGTCAATACTGCCGGAGCGGACGGGATTACGCGCACCCTACCGCCAGAAATTCAAAAGATTCCCGCTTTGGGAGTTGCCAGCTATCAGGCTTACCTGCAACGGGTTCTAGGTTCGCAGGCGTGCGTTCCCCCGTCCGTGCAGGTGTCGTTAGGCGATGGGCGCGAATTTCCCCAGTGGTATCCAGCCTGTCCCGATGTTTTATCCTCTCTGCCTCATCCGTTCTGGGTCAACTGGCCGGCTTCTAAGAGCCAAATCCAAGAGTATCCCATTCTGGATGTGATTCGCGGTCAGGTGAACGCGACGGCATTCACAGATAAGATCGTGCTGGTGGGGCCGATCGTTCATGGCTTGGATATTTTACAAACGCCTTACGATCGCAATTCTCCAGCCAGTGGGGTGCATCTCCAGGCGGCAATTCTCCACAATCTACTCAATGACAATTATCTGCGCCCAATTGCTCTGCAAAGCGATCGCCCTTTAAACCTCCTGTTGTATGTCCTGGGCGGTTGTCTGATTGGCTATGGAGTGGCTTTGCGAACCTCCTCTAATAGCGTGCCTTGGAGTTTGCGCCGCCAGTTGGTTGTCGGAGTCGTATTGGTGGGCGGCCTGTTGGTGTTGAGTTTTGTCCTGTTTCAAAATAACTATCTGCTGCCTGCGATCCCCCCGATCGCGATTTATACGATGATTGTGGGGGGAGAGGTGATTCAAGAGCGCCTGAAGATGCGCGATCGCCTGCGCGTGAGCGAGCAACAACTGTGGAAACAGGCTTTTTATGATAATTTGACGGGATTGCCCAACCGAGCCTTGCTATTACAGCGTTTGGAACAAGCTACGGCGAGAGCTAAATGGGATAGCCAGTATCAATTTGCCGTGCTGTTTATTGAACTCGACCGCTATAAGGTGATTAACTCCCATCGCGGTCATAGTCTCAGCGATCAACTGCTGGTAGCGATCGCAGCGAAGATGCAGGCTAGCTTAGAAACCCAACTCAACCCAAAAGCGGAGGAGACGGGGCTGCAATTGTTTACCCTAGCGCACTTTAGCGGCGATACTTTTACGATTTTGCTGGAAAATCTCGATAGCCTAGACGATGCGATTCAAGTCGCCGAACAAATCTACGCCTTGCTGTCGGTTCCTTTATCCATTGACGGACAGGAGGTGTTTTGCAGCGTCAGTATTGGGATTGCGGCCTCTGCTACGCCTTGGGCTAGTGTAGATGCAGCAGAGGCAACAGAAGGCGCTGAGAGCCTGACGCCGATGGGGTTGGATACCTCTCCCTATGCGATTTATTCCTCTTTGACCCAACATACCGGCTCTCGCGGGGGTCGCCAACCGGAAATGATTCTCCGAGAGGCAGAAATTGCCATGTATCAGGCGAAAGCGCGGGGTAAAGTGCCCTTTGCTTTATTCAATCGCAACCTGTATCGAGAGGCGTTGGGGTTGTTGCAGTTGGAAACGGATTTACGCAGAGCGATCGCCCAAAGCGATCTCAACCTCGATCGAGCGATTCGCCGCGCAGCTTTCTATAGCGATAATCCGGTGGGTGGGTTTCCTGCCGATCCCAGCGCCCTCTCCACGATGAGCGATCCGCCTCCCCCGTGGTCAGATAGCAAAGTTCAAAGCGAGTTTCGCCTAGACTATCAGCCGATAGTCTCGCTGGTGGATGGCAAAATATCTGCCTTTGAAGCCCTGGTTCGCTGGTTGCATCCCCAACGGGGAATGATTTCGCCAGTGGAGTTTATTCCCTTAGCTGAGGAGACGGGGCTAATTACGTCCTTGGGTTGGTGGATTTTGCGCGAAGCCTGCTGTCAGTTGCGGGCGTGGCAAGAAAGCTTTCCCCAAGCTATCCCAGTAACGATGGTGGTGAATTTATCGGCGATTCAGTTGATGCAGTTGCGGGTGAAGGAGCAAATTCAGTTAATTTTGCACGAAACGGGGGTAGACAGTCGCTATCTGAAGTTGGAGATTACTGAAAGCGGGTTGATGGAAAATGTGGATGCGACGATTGAATTGCTCGAACAACTGAAGGCGCTGGGAATTCAACTGAGTATTGATGATTTTGGGACGGGCTATTCTTCTTTGGGGCGCTTGCACTATTTGCCTGTGGATACGCTGAAAATTGACCAATCTTTTATTCGGCGGACGACGTTTGAGGAGGAGAGTTGGGAAATTGTCCAGACGATTATTACTTTGGCTCACAATCTGAATATGACGGTGGTGGCTGAGGGGGTAGAAACGCCGGAACAGTTGGCCCGCTTAAAATATTTAGGCTGCGATTACGGTCAGGGGTATTTGTTTGCCAAGCCTTTGAGTTCGGCGAATGCGACCACGTTGTTAATGACGAATCCCCAATGGTGA
- a CDS encoding TMEM165/GDT1 family protein codes for MDWNLLSLSFIAVFLSELGDKSQLAAIALSGQSKSPKAVFLGTAAALLLASFLGVLIGSGTAQLFPTKFVKAIAALGFALMGLRLLWPHRELPMGESDLVE; via the coding sequence GTGGATTGGAATTTGTTGAGTTTGAGTTTTATCGCGGTGTTTTTGTCGGAGTTGGGCGATAAGAGTCAACTGGCGGCGATCGCTCTCAGCGGTCAGTCGAAGTCCCCGAAGGCGGTATTTTTGGGAACGGCGGCGGCTTTGCTGCTGGCGAGTTTTTTGGGGGTGTTAATTGGTAGCGGTACGGCGCAGTTATTCCCCACGAAGTTTGTTAAGGCGATCGCGGCGTTGGGGTTTGCGCTGATGGGGTTGCGCTTGTTGTGGCCTCACCGAGAGTTACCAATGGGGGAAAGCGATCTCGTGGAATAG
- a CDS encoding TMEM165/GDT1 family protein, whose product MKVDSPIAISSASSPLNSPFPASNQSDRPIAQPRRQGSGFQVFVSTFITIFLAELGDKTQLTTLLMSAESEAPWVVFMGAACALIATSLIGVLLGRWLSRRLSPQVLETASGAILLGISVLLLWDVVNL is encoded by the coding sequence GTGAAAGTCGATTCACCGATTGCAATTTCATCTGCGAGTAGTCCTTTGAATTCTCCATTTCCTGCAAGCAACCAGAGCGATCGCCCGATCGCCCAGCCGAGACGCCAAGGGTCGGGTTTTCAGGTGTTTGTCTCGACGTTTATCACAATTTTTTTGGCTGAGTTGGGCGATAAAACTCAACTGACAACGCTGTTGATGAGTGCGGAGTCGGAGGCCCCTTGGGTGGTGTTTATGGGGGCGGCTTGTGCGTTAATTGCCACGAGTTTAATTGGGGTGTTGTTGGGGCGGTGGTTATCGCGTCGCTTGTCGCCACAGGTGTTAGAAACGGCGTCGGGGGCGATTTTGCTTGGGATTAGCGTGCTGTTGTTGTGGGATGTGGTGAATCTGTGA
- a CDS encoding NAD(P)/FAD-dependent oxidoreductase, with translation MVEVTLIGAGPSGLLLAHYLLQQYPAYQVRIYERRRDPRQVEFSKARTFPLTLSARGMHALQQVDGLAEAVRAIAQEMRGSVMHSQKGKPKARTRTQPLFTLDRTRLAIALLDELTRRYSPPRLQVEFECECQTVDFASQTLTLQPAAAPQKTVSYEVLIGADGVNSQIRQQMSLQEDFECETQIATNAYKSLVVALENVPEWVDLRPGYLHSWQLATGGVVLMLDQGDGTMAGVVHFPREQRQVRDLGSAREVLQFFQTYCPELGAVMGEADAEAFVQRPVSEVVSVRCNRYHQGNRVLLIGDAAHAVSPSLGQGCNAALEDVVVFGELLAEAQGEIREAIAQFTVRRQADAEALLELSNYAFPHQKRLLIEFFARQAIAKWLHPFWGGGFPPPMFQLLSDPMTPYSEILERYRGWIDRVKRVQVSGG, from the coding sequence ATGGTTGAAGTCACCCTGATCGGCGCGGGGCCTAGCGGTTTGTTGCTGGCTCACTATCTGCTACAACAGTATCCGGCGTACCAGGTGCGGATTTACGAACGCCGTCGCGATCCGCGTCAGGTGGAGTTCTCGAAGGCCCGGACTTTCCCGTTAACTTTGAGCGCGCGCGGGATGCACGCTTTGCAGCAGGTGGACGGGTTGGCGGAGGCGGTGAGGGCGATCGCCCAGGAGATGCGCGGATCGGTGATGCATTCCCAAAAGGGGAAGCCGAAAGCCAGAACCCGCACCCAACCTCTATTCACCCTCGATCGCACCCGTTTGGCGATCGCTCTGCTTGATGAGTTAACCCGACGCTACTCCCCTCCCCGGCTGCAAGTTGAGTTTGAGTGCGAATGTCAGACGGTGGATTTTGCCAGCCAAACCTTGACGCTACAACCGGCGGCGGCCCCCCAGAAGACAGTCAGCTATGAGGTGCTGATTGGGGCGGATGGGGTGAACTCGCAAATCCGCCAGCAGATGAGCCTTCAAGAGGATTTTGAGTGCGAAACCCAAATTGCAACCAATGCCTATAAGTCCCTGGTTGTTGCCCTAGAGAATGTCCCGGAATGGGTCGATTTGCGTCCGGGGTATCTCCATTCTTGGCAGTTGGCAACGGGGGGAGTTGTGCTGATGTTAGATCAGGGGGATGGGACGATGGCGGGCGTTGTCCATTTTCCGCGAGAGCAACGCCAGGTTCGGGATCTGGGTTCGGCGCGGGAGGTTTTGCAGTTCTTCCAAACCTATTGTCCGGAGTTGGGGGCGGTGATGGGGGAGGCGGATGCGGAGGCGTTTGTCCAGCGTCCGGTGTCTGAGGTGGTTTCGGTCCGCTGCAACCGCTACCATCAGGGGAACCGGGTGTTGTTGATTGGCGATGCGGCTCATGCGGTTTCGCCGTCTTTGGGACAAGGCTGCAATGCGGCGTTGGAGGATGTGGTGGTGTTTGGCGAGTTGTTGGCGGAGGCGCAAGGGGAGATAAGGGAGGCGATCGCACAATTCACCGTTCGCCGCCAAGCGGATGCTGAGGCGCTGTTGGAGTTATCTAATTATGCGTTTCCTCACCAGAAGCGCTTGCTGATTGAGTTTTTTGCGCGACAAGCGATCGCCAAGTGGCTTCACCCATTCTGGGGAGGGGGTTTCCCGCCGCCGATGTTTCAGTTGCTTTCAGATCCGATGACTCCCTATTCTGAGATTCTGGAACGCTATCGGGGTTGGATCGATCGGGTGAAGCGGGTACAGGTTTCTGGGGGATAG